The Tursiops truncatus isolate mTurTru1 chromosome 6, mTurTru1.mat.Y, whole genome shotgun sequence genome includes a window with the following:
- the TRIM32 gene encoding E3 ubiquitin-protein ligase TRIM32, with protein MAAAAASHLNLDALREVLECPICMESFTEEQLRPKLLHCGHTICRQCLEKLLASSINGVRCPFCSKITRITSLTQLTDNLTVLKIIDTAGLSEAVGLLMCRSCGRRLPRQFCRSCSVVLCEPCREADHQPPGHCTLPVKEAAEERRRDFGEKLARLRELMGELQRRKVALEGVSKDLQARYKAVLQEYGHEERRVQEELARSRKFFTGSLAEVEKSNSQVVEEQSYLLNVAEVQAVSRCDYFLAKIKQADVALLEETADEEEPALTASLPRELTLQDVELLKVGHVGPLQIGQAARKPRTVNMEDSWAMEAAASAASSSVTFREMDMSPEEVAASPRASPAKQRGSDTAASIQQCLFLKKMGAKGSTPGMFNLPVSLYVTSQGEVLVADRGNYRIQVFTRKGFLKEIRRSPSGIDSFVLSFLGADLPNLTPLSVAMNCHGLIGVTDSYDNSLKVYTLDGHCVACHRSQLSKPWGITALPSGQFVVTDVEGGKLWCFTVDRGAGVVKYSCLCSAVRPKFVTCDAEGTVYFTQGLGLNLENRQNEHHLEGGFSIGSVGPDGQLGRQISHFFSENEDFRCIAGMCVDARGDLIVADSSRKEILHFPKGGGYSVLIREGLTCPVGIALTPKGQLLVLDCWDHCIKVYSYHLRRYSTP; from the coding sequence ATGGCTGCGGCAGCAGCTTCTCACCTGAACCTGGATGCCCTGCGGGAAGTGCTGGAATGCCCCATCTGCATGGAGTCCTTCACAGAGGAGCAGCTGCGGCCCAAGCTCCTGCACTGTGGCCATACCATCTGCCGCCAGTGCCTGGAGAAGCTACTGGCCAGTAGCATCAATGGTGTCCGCTGTCCCTTTTGCAGCAAGATTACCCGCATAACCAGCCTGACCCAGCTGACGGACAACCTGACGGTGCTGAAGATCATTGACACGGCTGGGCTCAGTGAGGCCGTGGGGCTGCTCATGTGCCGGTCGTGCGGGCGGCGGCTGCCCCGGCAGTTCTGCCGAAGCTGCAGCGTGGTGTTGTGTGAGCCCTGCCGGGAGGCGGACCACCAGCCTCCTGGCCACTGTACACTCCCTGTCAAAGAAGCAGCTGAGGAGCGGCGTCGGGACTTTGGAGAGAAGTTGGCCCGTCTGCGGGAGCTTATGGGGGAGCTGCAGCGCCGGAAGGTAGCCTTGGAAGGAGTCTCCAAGGACCTTCAGGCGAGGTATAAAGCAGTCCTCCAGGAGTACGGGCACGAAGAGCGCAGGGTCCAGGAGGAGCTGGCTCGCTCCCGGAAGTTCTTCACGGGCTCGTTGGCCGAGGTTGAGAAGTCTAACAGCCAGGTGGTAGAGGAGCAGAGTTACCTGCTCAACGTCGCCGAGGTGCAGGCCGTGTCTCGCTGTGACTACTTCTTGGCCAAGATCAAGCAGGCAGACGTAGCACTACTGGAAGAGACAGCTGACGAGGAGGAGCCGGCGCTCACTGCCAGCCTGCCCCGGGAGCTCACCCTGCAGGATGTAGAGCTCCTCAAGGTCGGCCACGTCGGCCCCCTCCAAATCGGGCAGGCGGCTAGGAAGCCCCGGACAGTCAACATGGAAGACTCCTGGGCCATGGAGGCTGCAGCCTCTGCTGCCTCTTCCTCCGTTACATTTAGAGAGATGGACATGAGCCCTGAGGAAGTGGCTGCTAGCCCTAGGGCCTCGCCTGCTAAGCAGCGGGGCTCTGACACAGCCGCCAGCATCCAGCAGTGCCTCTTTCTCAAGAAGATGGGGGCCAAAGGCAGCACTCCAGGCATGTTCAACCTCCCAGTCAGTCTCTATGTGACCAGTCAAGGCGAAGTGCTGGTTGCTGACCGTGGCAACTACCGTATACAAGTCTTTACCCGCAAAGGCTTTTTGAAGGAGATCCGCCGCAGCCCCAGTGGCATTGATAGCTTTGTTCTGAGCTTCCTTGGGGCTGACTTGCCCAATCTCACTCCTCTCTCAGTTGCCATGAACTGCCATGGGCTGATTGGTGTGACTGACAGCTATGACAACTCCCTCAAGGTATACACCTTGGATGGCCACTGCGTGGCCTGTCACAGGAGCCAGCTGAGCAAACCCTGGGGCATCACAGCCCTTCCATCTGGCCAATTTGTGGTAACTGATGTGGAAGGTGGAAAGCTCTGGTGCTTCACTGTTGACCGAGGAGCAGGGGTGGTCAAATACAGCTGCCTCTGCAGTGCTGTGCGGCCCAAGTTTGTCACCTGTGACGCTGAAGGCACTGTCTACTTCACCCAGGGCTTGGGCCTCAATCTGGAGAATCGGCAGAATGAGCACCACCTGGAGGGTGGCTTCTCCATTGGCTCTGTGGGCCCCGACGGGCAGCTGGGTCGCCAGATTAGCCACTTCTTCTCGGAGAACGAGGATTTCCGCTGCATTGCTGGCATGTGTGTGGATGCCCGTGGTGATCTCATCGTGGCTGACAGTAGTCGCAAAGAAATTCTCCACTTTCCTAAGGGTGGGGGCTATAGCGTCCTTATTCGAGAGGGGCTCACCTGTCCAGTGGGCATCGCCCTCACACCTAAGGGGCAGCTGCTGGTCTTGGACTGTTGGGATCATTGCATCAAGGTTTACAGCTACCATCTGAGAAGATATTCTACCCCTTAG